The following coding sequences lie in one Lysobacter capsici genomic window:
- the murD gene encoding UDP-N-acetylmuramoyl-L-alanine--D-glutamate ligase translates to MRISQLDARTVALWGWGREGRAAYHAIRSRLPELALTLFCSHEEAADARALGDVRLAIETAATAERLGAFEIIVKSPGISPYRAEALSAVEQGARFLGGTALWFGEHGDARTVCVTGTKGKSTTTSLLAHLLRAGGHRTALAGNIGLPLLEVLDPPQPPEFWAIELSSYQTGDVGASGARPEVAVALNIYPEHLDWHGSQARYVEDKLRLLTEGKPRIAVLNANDATLSGLKLPDSEILWFGHEAGWHLRGDALWRGDREIMDTASLPLPGRHNRGNLCAVLTAIEALGIDAAPLAPHAASFRPLPNRLQPLGTRDGIAYVNDSISTTPHASLAALDCYSDRRIALLVGGHDRGIDWQAFADAMRRRAPVAIVTMGENGPRIHALLAPIAAQSDFRLSAAKDLADAMAQARAALGEAGGTVLLSPGAPSFGPYRDYVARGRHFAELAGFDPDAIVAIDGLGIA, encoded by the coding sequence GTGCGTATTTCGCAGCTTGACGCTCGCACGGTCGCGCTGTGGGGCTGGGGCCGCGAAGGCCGCGCGGCCTATCACGCGATCCGCTCGCGATTGCCCGAACTCGCGCTGACCCTGTTCTGTTCGCACGAGGAAGCCGCCGATGCGCGCGCGCTCGGCGATGTGCGCCTGGCGATCGAAACCGCGGCCACCGCCGAGCGGCTGGGCGCGTTCGAGATCATCGTCAAATCGCCGGGCATCAGCCCGTATCGCGCCGAAGCCTTGTCGGCGGTGGAGCAGGGCGCGCGCTTTCTCGGCGGCACCGCGTTGTGGTTCGGCGAACACGGCGACGCGCGCACGGTCTGCGTGACCGGCACCAAGGGCAAGAGCACTACGACCTCGCTGCTCGCGCATCTGCTGCGCGCCGGCGGTCATCGCACTGCGCTGGCCGGCAATATCGGGCTGCCCTTGCTGGAAGTGCTCGATCCGCCGCAACCGCCGGAGTTCTGGGCGATCGAGTTGTCGAGCTATCAGACCGGCGATGTCGGTGCGAGCGGCGCGCGGCCCGAGGTCGCGGTCGCGCTGAACATCTATCCCGAACATCTCGACTGGCACGGCTCGCAGGCGCGTTATGTCGAGGACAAGCTGCGCTTGTTGACCGAAGGCAAGCCGCGCATTGCGGTGTTGAACGCCAATGACGCGACACTTTCGGGTTTGAAGTTGCCCGACAGCGAGATCCTTTGGTTCGGCCACGAGGCCGGTTGGCATCTGCGCGGCGACGCGCTGTGGCGCGGCGATCGCGAAATCATGGACACCGCGTCCTTGCCGCTGCCCGGACGCCACAATCGCGGCAATCTGTGCGCCGTGTTGACCGCGATCGAAGCGCTCGGCATCGACGCGGCCCCGCTGGCGCCGCACGCCGCGAGTTTCAGGCCGTTGCCGAACCGGCTGCAGCCGCTCGGTACGCGCGACGGCATTGCTTACGTCAACGATTCGATCAGCACCACGCCGCATGCGAGTCTCGCGGCGCTGGATTGCTATTCGGACCGGCGCATCGCCTTGTTGGTCGGCGGCCATGATCGCGGCATCGACTGGCAGGCCTTCGCCGATGCGATGCGTCGGCGCGCGCCGGTCGCGATCGTGACCATGGGCGAGAACGGCCCGCGCATCCATGCCTTGCTCGCGCCGATCGCGGCGCAGTCGGATTTTCGTTTGAGCGCGGCCAAGGACCTCGCCGATGCGATGGCGCAGGCGCGCGCGGCCCTGGGCGAGGCCGGTGGCACGGTGCTGTTGTCGCCGGGGGCGCCGAGTTTTGGCCCGTATCGGGACTACGTCGCGCGCGGCCGCCATTTCGCTGAACTGGCCGGCTTCGATCCTGACGCGATCGTCGCCATCGATGGCTTGGGGATCGCTTGA
- a CDS encoding dienelactone hydrolase family protein: protein MRRLAAALSLVLCTSPAFAAMQAKPVEWKIGEDTFSGVLVFDDVNAIKRPGLVMVPNWMGITDNAIQHAKDIAGDSYVVLVADVYGKNVRPKNKDEAKAAVGKAYADGGATLRKRVSEAVAVLKAQDKTAPLNAAKIGALGFCFGGSTVLELARTGANLAGVVSFHGGLKAHLPSNGVKVNTSVLVLNGAADKSVPNEDIVGFEKEMDEAGADWQLVNYSGARHCFAEIENANNPPEDNCRYDERASKRSFAAMRGFFAERFGKED, encoded by the coding sequence ATGCGCCGTCTCGCCGCTGCCCTGTCGCTAGTGTTGTGTACCTCGCCCGCGTTCGCGGCCATGCAGGCCAAACCGGTCGAATGGAAGATCGGCGAAGACACGTTCAGCGGTGTGCTGGTGTTCGACGACGTCAATGCGATCAAACGTCCAGGCCTGGTGATGGTGCCGAACTGGATGGGCATCACCGACAACGCGATCCAGCATGCCAAGGACATCGCCGGCGACAGTTATGTCGTGCTGGTCGCCGATGTCTACGGCAAGAACGTGCGGCCCAAGAACAAGGACGAAGCCAAGGCGGCGGTCGGCAAGGCCTACGCCGATGGCGGCGCGACCTTGCGCAAGCGCGTGAGCGAGGCGGTCGCGGTGTTGAAGGCGCAGGACAAGACCGCGCCGTTGAACGCGGCCAAGATCGGCGCGTTGGGCTTCTGCTTCGGCGGCTCGACGGTGCTGGAACTGGCGCGCACCGGCGCCAACCTGGCCGGCGTGGTCAGCTTCCATGGCGGGCTCAAGGCGCATCTGCCGAGCAACGGGGTCAAGGTCAACACCTCGGTGCTGGTGCTCAACGGCGCGGCCGACAAGTCGGTGCCGAACGAGGATATCGTCGGTTTCGAAAAGGAAATGGACGAGGCCGGCGCGGATTGGCAGCTGGTCAACTACAGCGGCGCGCGGCATTGTTTCGCCGAGATCGAGAATGCCAACAATCCGCCCGAGGACAATTGCCGGTATGACGAACGTGCGTCGAAGCGCTCGTTCGCGGCGATGCGGGGGTTCTTTGCGGAGCGGTTTGGGAAGGAGGATTGA
- a CDS encoding polyprenyl synthetase family protein, with protein sequence MSSSVTSASIPDLASIQALAHNDMAAVDALIRRRLASDVVLINQVAEYIVGAGGKRLRPMLLLLAAGALNHRGPDAHQLAAVVEFIHTATLLHDDVVDESDLRRGRKTANAVWGNAASVLVGDFLYSRSFQLMVELDRLEVMKILADTTNAIAEGEVLQLLHVRNPDTDEAAYLRVIERKTAVLFAAATRLGAVLAGADAQVQQRLHDYGMALGYAFQIADDVLDYASDAQTLGKNLGDDLAEGKATLPLIHAIAHSDDATRARLRAAVEHGDTDAMPEVLAAIRATGGLDYSRRRAEDYADAADAALEGLEDNDYTAALRGLARYAVSRDH encoded by the coding sequence ATGTCCTCCAGCGTTACGTCTGCGTCCATCCCCGATCTGGCAAGCATCCAGGCCCTGGCCCACAACGACATGGCGGCCGTCGACGCCCTGATCCGGCGCCGCCTGGCCTCGGACGTGGTGCTGATCAACCAGGTGGCCGAGTACATCGTCGGCGCCGGCGGCAAGCGCCTGCGGCCGATGCTGCTGCTGCTGGCGGCCGGCGCCCTGAACCACCGCGGGCCGGACGCGCACCAGCTCGCCGCCGTGGTCGAGTTCATCCACACCGCCACCTTGCTGCACGACGACGTGGTCGACGAGTCCGACCTGCGCCGCGGCCGCAAGACCGCCAATGCGGTCTGGGGCAACGCCGCCAGCGTGCTGGTCGGCGACTTCCTGTACTCGCGCAGCTTCCAGTTGATGGTCGAACTCGACCGCCTGGAAGTGATGAAGATCCTCGCCGACACCACCAACGCCATCGCCGAGGGCGAGGTGCTGCAACTGCTGCACGTGCGCAACCCCGACACCGACGAGGCCGCCTACCTGCGCGTGATCGAGCGCAAGACCGCGGTGCTGTTCGCCGCCGCGACCCGCCTGGGCGCGGTCCTGGCCGGCGCCGACGCGCAGGTGCAGCAGCGCCTGCACGACTACGGCATGGCCCTGGGCTACGCGTTCCAGATCGCCGACGACGTGCTCGACTACGCCTCCGACGCGCAGACCCTGGGCAAGAACCTCGGCGACGACCTCGCCGAAGGCAAGGCCACCTTGCCCCTGATCCACGCCATCGCCCACAGCGACGACGCCACCCGCGCGCGCCTGCGCGCGGCGGTCGAACACGGCGACACCGACGCCATGCCCGAGGTGCTCGCCGCGATCCGCGCCACCGGCGGCCTGGATTACAGCCGCCGGCGCGCCGAGGACTACGCCGACGCGGCGGACGCCGCGCTCGAAGGGCTCGAAGACAACGACTACACCGCGGCGCTGCGCGGGTTGGCGCGGTATGCGGTGAGTCGGGATCACTGA